One Pongo abelii isolate AG06213 chromosome 12, NHGRI_mPonAbe1-v2.0_pri, whole genome shotgun sequence DNA segment encodes these proteins:
- the LOC100448372 gene encoding uncharacterized protein LOC100448372, giving the protein MHTHTSTSTNALFFLLLLQTTAGKKIKHQPQPSATRKDVASDCDCCEENEKGLLFQRQPRAPAIATSEKCTIARSFPRTEQNLKREDQRGRAGASLPSPHSRTASSTTPSRTKKFYYSKGKRVKCVPEEERRERTREGAGRLQVIRNLAKEERSSFFLCYLP; this is encoded by the exons atgcacacacacacctccacctccaccaatgcactcttcttcctcctccttctccagacaactgctgggaaaaaaataaaacaccaacCCCAACCGTCAGCAACAAG GAAAGATGTCGCATCAGACTGTGACTGTTGCGAGGAGAATGAAAAAGGACTCTTGTTTCAGAGGCAACCAAGAGCTCCGGCAATAGCAACTTCAGAGAAATGCACCATCGCAAGAAGTTTTCCTAGGACAGAACAAAACTTGAAACGAGAGGACCAGAGGGGGAGAGCAGGAGCCAGCCTCCCCTCTCCGCACTCGCGAACAGCCAGCAGCACCACGCCTTCAAGGACGAAAAAGTTTTACTACTCTAAGGGAAAACGAGTGAAATGTGTTcctgaggaggagaggagagagcgGACAAGAGAAGGAGCGGGCCGGTTACAGGTCATCCGTAATTTGGCTAAGGAAGAAAGGAGCAGCTTCTTTCTTTGTTACCTCCCGTGA